CGCCTGAACCTGCTgatgacctcaggaggtctctcccctgccacatggAAGCGCATGGACCTGCATCACTCGCCTGCCAATTTCAACCACTCCTCCCTTCCAGCCACATCCTTCGTAGACAGGTGTGTGATGCAGGAGTGGGTGGAGCCTGGTCTGGGCCCCGGGCTCACCCAGGGAAATGTGTTTGCTCAGAGCTTGGGAAAGACACATCTCTCCCCTTCCTGGTCTCTCATTACCTGCAGCTCTATGGGGAAGGCTGGGGGCTCCTggggggggactgggagcagagCCAGTGGCTCAGTCCCCTCTCAGAAGACCAGTCTAGTTGGCGTAACAGCCCTTACACCAACAAACGTCACCTACATCCCTCAGGATTGAATTACAAACAGCTCTGCTCATTCCGTCACACCTTGATTGTTCATAAGCAGATGGATCAGAGAACCCCAGAGACAGGTCTTTGTCATGGTTGGTTCTGTTTAAACAAAGGTTCGCCAGGCCCTACTTTGaatgtcctcccccccccccgaccctcccGTTTAGAAAGGAAGGGCTGTCCAATGGTTAGGACTCTAACCTAGGAACCAGGAGGCCCATGTTCAATTCCCTTCTCCACCACcgactctctgtgtgaccttgggtgagtcatttagctgctcagtgcctcagtttcccatcagtcAAAGGAGGAAtgtagcactgccctacctcactggggtgtgcgaggataaatgcattaaaagagTGTGAGGTGCTCACATGCAATGATGATGAGGGCCAGATAaggacctgagagagagagagattgtccgGCTGCTCCACTAAGCTCTGGGAACAAGATAACACCCAGACCCTGGGCTCAGCTCTGAGAAAGCTCTGCAGAaggaaggaggaggcagaggaaggtttGCTCTGCAGACTAGCACACTCTGAAGTTGACTGGAGAGACATGAAAGAGGAGCAGACAGTGCGGGGGTGGATAAAAGACCAGAAAGATAAACCACACACTGATGGTGTCATCTGACGATTTTCTGGTAATTAAACTATTAACTCCATGACTCAGAAAGCCACGATTATGGGAAGAGAGATGCCTCAAGGGAGCAGAATCCAGTGGAAGATGCCACAGCATGAATCCTACAGCCCGGTGTTGTCAGAACCCAGCAGAGAAGCTAGAAAAGTAGCTCCAAGATGGAGAGCATTGGTTGGACCGTCCATCCCTGATTCCGAGCAAACAGACGTGACACTGGCAGCCAAGGCCTTGAGTTTAAATCTgcgattttccaaagtgcttagAGGAATTAGGtacccaacttccattgactgtatggtggatttaggcacctaactcccctagTCTCATTTGAAACTCCCAGCCTAAAACAATATCTATACTGATACTGTGGTAGTCAGATGCTGAATTTCTCCTGTGCAGGGTTGTTGTAGCCATTttggtcccgggatattagagagacaagatgggtgaggtaaaatcttttactggcccaacttctgttgatgaaagagacaagcgttcgagctacacagagctcttcttctcaCTAATTTCAAAGATTTCCACTCAGCAATGCACACGTCACTGTATAACTGGCCAGAATGCCTCGGTCGCTGCTTTGTTCTCTCAagtcatataataataataaataattaacaatTAGTATTTTACAGCGGCTTTTATCCAAGCCTTGCATATGCTGGGCCTCCTCACAGCAGCTTTGCAAGGGCCACTTAACAGCGGGTAAATGGAGTTACATACatttattatatatgtatatacagagTTGGTAAGGTACTTAGTCAgtgccacacagcaagtcaatggaagagctggaaatagggctcctggcacccagcccccttctctaAGCATCAAACCAAGCTTCTTTGTTTGAAATGTGAGTTCACAAGTTTACATTTCTGCCACGTCTGCCTTGCACAGAGTGCTTCAAAATACAGATGTCTGCAAAAGTAATACATTATGCCAAGGACGTACCTTGAAGCGCTGAAGTTTGTAAAAGTTTAAAACTTACGCAGGGTTTCCAAATACATTAGACAGCAGCACCAGACAAGCTCCAGACATGCAGGGTAgggtttgaaaatctcacccgaAAGGCCATTTCATCTGCCTGTGGCCCTGCTCTATTGCTGTCGATAATAAAAAGAGCaaagtggggggtggaggaggctgAGGCCTTAATGTGACCTGAGAAACCAGAGGAGGAAAGTTGTATTTTCAGCCTAGGTTGGGAAAGGCCGGGAGTGAGATGGAAAGAGACAGTTGGTGATTCTGTAGTGCCAGAGGTAaatgagaggagggagggggttaGCGATGGGATGGGGAAGGTGAGGAGGGGGTAGGATGGGGGGAAccatggaggagaggggagggggaaggcatgGGGTGAGTGGGGAAGAGGAGATGAGAGGGATGGGATATATAACTATAGGGTCTTTTCTGGACTGCACTGCTCTGTGTCCTGCTTTATCTGTAACTCTTACTTTTTGTGGCAGAAAGGAGGAAGATGGAAGTCATGAGCAGCCCAAATCCCACCATGTCTGCCATCCCCAAGCACATCCTGGACATCTGGGTCATCGTGCTGATCATCCTGGCCACCATCCTGGTCATGACGTCCATGGTGCTGTGCCCGGCCACGGCTGTCATCATCTACAGGGTGCGGACTCACCCCATACACAACGGGGTCGTGTGAGAACAGAGCCCGGGGCCGGCTGGCCTCCCTCAGGCCACGCTGGAGAAAAGACAGTGGGCGAAGCATGCAGCTCCCTGAGCTGACTCCATATGAGGCAGCAccatggaggggtggggaccaACGTGCCAGCCAGGACATGGCAGGAAGCACAGGCTGATACTCCTGGGACCAGAACTCCCTGTGCATCACCCAAATGCACCCAAGGGAGCTGGGTTAGTCACCCACTCCGACTGGTGACAAAgctttctctggagtctggatggGTGAGTCCCGCTCAGTGGGTGCAGAGGCCCAGAATGCCCCTGTCTGGGCTTCACCTCATGCGCTTCAATCAAAATGGCCCCCTCGTATTTACCCGGCGAGCTACTCGGAAATGACAGGGAAGCAGGCCAGGCGCCGCAAAGGAAACGTTCAACTTCTGAGAGCAAAGCTGTCGAAATGGTTTCCAGATGCGGTCGCTTTGGACGTTGAGCGACTCGCGCCGGGCCGCTCTCCCTTGCTGCGAGGGCAGGGGCTGGTGACCTCACAGCTGGGATCTCCCGTCTGCATGCCCCAAGCTCCCCCAGGCACTGGAGAAAAACAAGGAAGGGAAGTGGGGTTCAGTGAAAGTAATTTAtttggcatggggggaggggatccaTGTAAGGTGGCAAAAACGGGGGTGCATTTGGCTTCTGGGTTTGCAAGGCCGTGGGACAGTGAAGGGGCCAATCGCAGCCGTGTCAGTCTTGCTTGTTGCAGGCATATGGTGTAATTGTACCAGAAATGTACTAGGTGTGATTTCAGGGGAAGGCCCTTTGGCTAACAGCTCTTGGGAGTGACACAGCATCACCCCCAGGCAGCCAGTCACCCCTTTTCTGGGCTTGTCACCTTGTTTTGGTTTCTTAATATCTTTGTAATGAAAGGGCTAGATTGGCGCCCGCTGAACGGGTCCAGCCGGGATCAGTCCCAGGTTGCAATATGCCTCCACCCTGCTCTAGAGAGGCCCCTATTCCAGGGCTGCGGGGCCTGTTCAGTCTGGGTGGTCCGTTCAGCCTTTGACCTCTCTCCAGAGATTGCCAACATGGAGTCCGTTACTATGGTGCTCTGTGTGAGAGGGACACCCGGCCGCTGGGAGCTGGGCTCATGGTACACAGACTCTCCCCAGCCACCAGAGGGTAAATCCGTGCTGGATGCGAACCACTGCTGAAGACCCCCCCCATGTCCTTAACGCGCGCAAGCCCCGTAGttctcctgcagcccctctgctcttCCTTGCCCAAAGATGGGGAGGAAATGGTTAACGAAACAGGAGAATGCAAATTCCAAGCCAGCGCACAGAGAGAAAGTGCAGTGAGGGGGGAAGAAGTGAGCCCCCCCTTAGTACTCAGCAGCCAGTCTGGATTGGGTCCACCCTCTGGATATAGGTTCTAGACTCAAAGCTAGAAGGCAGCACAGGGTTATTTTATCCTCACTTGTAACGGGCAGCTGAGACTGTTTGGACAGAACATTCCTAAACTGGGCCAAGGTATGTGAGTGCAAAGGGATGCATTAGAACGAGCAGGGCAGTGTACTCCACCTTCTCACTGGGAGAACCGGCTCACAAGCCACTTAAAGCACCACTGCAGTGAGTTTGCACACCTTGTTCTTGGGGGGGTATTTCTGTGCAGTGGAAAAGCTCTGCGTACTATGGTACAGTTGGCAGCCAGTGCCCAGGAGAGGGAGGCCAAGGACTGGGAAAACTCAAGACAGGAGCGCTTTGGCCCTACTATGTGTTGGACCCAGGCACGGAACAGCAGGGGACACTCCCGGGGGTTCGTGAGCTGCATCCCAAGACGGGAATAGCGGGGGAACGGGAAGGGACGGGTGTGGAAAGGCTGCCCAGAAGCTGGCTGTGCTGTACCTAGCTGCAGCCATTGCTCGCCGGCTGTTGCTTTCCCAGACACTAAAACTCCAAAACTTAAGCTGCCAAGTTTGCACCTTTTGAGGTGCAAGAAAAAgttatggggaaaaaaaggaacagGAGGGTGAATGCAATGTACATAGGAAAAGCGTGACATAAATGTATTTATAGGATGTGTGTGAGCTTACACCATCATGTAAGCTGTGATATTGCACCAATCCATGGAATAAATGGACTTTATTCTACATGTGTGGATGTCGTGACGTTCCATCCGTGCTAAGGACATTATTGGGTCCATAAATCCTTCCTACACTGACCTCACCGGCAGCGTTGCCTGcactccctgcctgtcctgagcCATGGCCCTGGTTTTGTTGATGTGTGACATGGGGAACTCCTCGAGGCATGGACCATCTCTTCTTCTGTGCTCTGTAACAGATTGTGTATGTCCTCAGCGCACCGCGTTACAGAGGTAGGTACAGCTACAAAAAGAGAGATGAATATGCTTCATAAAGTAAATAGCGTCAGATGGAAAACAAACGGATACGATAAAATCCCACAGAACTCTTAACAAAAACCAGACATACCCATGGTACGCAAAGTGCTTGCTGGGgtgctgcagcatgaggttttatTTTCTCGTGTTCAGGCTGATCTGTATAACTCGCTCCTCTCCCCAGACATCTTGTGACCACCATGACCTCACTGCGTGAAGCACAGCATGGCTCTTGGTGCAGGGCTCTTGTTTACATCTTGAGTTTGAAACCAGCTTTACGTGAGCAAACACGAGACGGGGCTAAGTCATAAGGCTGTGGTGTGGGAAAGCGGTGGAAGCTTGCAGGTTTCTGAGACCACAGAGAGGCAGTGGGAAGCTGTTACCTTTACCTACATCCTTTTTCTGCCCTCAGAGGTGCTAATGGGAGATAGAAAAATGCTGACAATACAGTGATGCGGCTTGGAAAGGGACA
Above is a window of Emys orbicularis isolate rEmyOrb1 chromosome 8, rEmyOrb1.hap1, whole genome shotgun sequence DNA encoding:
- the SMIM3 gene encoding small integral membrane protein 3, with amino-acid sequence MEVMSSPNPTMSAIPKHILDIWVIVLIILATILVMTSMVLCPATAVIIYRVRTHPIHNGVV